The Campylobacter sp. CN_NE2 region TGAGCGTATTTATGATTTTAGTTAAAGCGATAAATTCTTGCGCCAATGGCGTGAATTTTGCCACTCTTTTTTCTTTTTCGTAAAAAATACATTTGCCAACTTTATTTTCAAAGTCTTTTAATGGACGAGAGTAAAAGACCTTTTGTATGAGATTTTGTGCAAAATTTTCGCTAAATTTATAGCCAAATTCGGCTTGTTTTTCTAAAATTAGCGTAAGTTCTTCTTTGTTTAGACTTTGTGGAATTGAATTTTCATAATTCCCAGCTCCGTCTTTGTCGCGATTGCGAATACTTGAAATTTCCTTTTTTTCAAAATCGTTTAAAAGCATATTAGAAGCTGTTTTAAAACCACGCTCAGTAAATTTTTTATTTTTTGAAATAGCACCTAAGACTTTTTTACTCTCTGCGTCATCGCTGTCGCCAAAATATCTTAAATCATCATATCCGCGGTGTTTTGCGATATGCAAAATCACTCTTGCAAGTTCAAATTTATCTAGTTTTCGCTCCAACGCAAATTTGCGAAGTTGCCACGGGTTTAGCGTGTTTTTATCAGTAGCGAAAATCTTCGGCAAATTTTCGCCCTGCATAATAAAATCGTTAAATTTAATATCAAATTCTTTACAAAGTAGCCTTTTAACAGCATTTAATCTTGCTTTTCGCCTAGCAAGACGACGCCTTGCGCTTCTTGCTTCGCGCCTAGGCAAAGCAAGAGACGAACCGTCTTTTGGATTTTCAGCTTTTTCAAAAATTCTCACACCACAATCGATAATATCAAATTTATCATCACTCTCACCCGTATCAACTACCGCCCAGCCGATACTTGAAATTCCAATGTCAAAACCGATTTTACGCATTTTTCTATCCTTTAAAATTTTATAAACACTAAATTTTACAATGAATTTGCGATAAAAACAAATAAAATTAAGAATTTCGATTAAATTTACAAAAATCAATGTAGGCTTAAAAATTTTAAACCTACACTGCGAAGTTACCAAAAAGGATTTTTGAATTTAAAATTTTGGCGAATTTTTTAAGTTCAATTCGCCAAAATTTGCCAAAAAGCTAATGTTTTACTCTACTTCTGCGTCGATGACATCGTCATCTGCTTTTTTGCCGCCGTTGCCAGAGCCGTTTTGCGAACCGCCGTTAGCGCCGCCTTGATTTGCCGAAGCTTGTTTATACATTTGCTCAGCTGCCTTGCTTAGGGCCTCGACCTTTGCGTTGATTTGCTCTTTTGTAGCATTTTCATCTTTTAGCACAGCTTTTAGGTCATTTAACGCGCCTTCTATGTTTGCTCTTAGCTCAGCCGGGATTTTCTCGCCCATTTCATTTAGAGTTTTTTCTGTTTGATGAGCGATTCCGTCGGCTTGGTTTCTAGCTTCGACGCCTTCTTTGCGTTTTTTGTCATCTTCTTTGTGAAGCTCTGCGTCTTTTACCATTTTATCGATTTCAGCATCGCTTAGACCGCTTGAACCTGTAATGCGAATGTCGGTAGCCTTACCTGTGGCTTTGTCTTTTGCCGAAACGGTTAAAATGCCGTTTGCGTCGATGTCAAACTCAACTTCGATTTGTGGCACACCGCGTGGGGCTGGCATAATGCCTTCAAGGTTAAAGTTACCCAAAGTTTTATTATCTCTTGCGAATTCTCTCTCGCCTTGCAAGACATTAATTGTAACGGCAGATTGGTTATCTTCTGCGGTCGAGAAAACTTGCGATTTTTTGGTTGGGATTGTCGTGCCTTTATCGATAATCTTTGTCATAACGCCGCCTAGTGTTTCGATACCAAGCGAAAGTGGCGTAACATCAAGCAAAAGCACATCTTTTACATCGCCTTTGATAACAGCGCCTTGCACACTAGCACCGATTGCGACGACTTCGTCAGGATTTACGCTTTTATTTAAATCTTTGCCAAATGCTTTTTTGACCTGCTCTTGCACCAAAGGAACGCGAGTCGAGCCACCGACCATAACGACTTCTTTGATTTCGCTCATATTTAGCCCTGCTTCTTTGGCAACGCGGTTAAGAGTATCGATAGTCTCATCAACCAAATCATCAATCATGCTTTCAAATTTAGCCCTTGTTAGTGTTTTCATAAGGTGTTTTGGGCCTGTGGCATCTGCTGTGATGAAAGGTAAATTTATAGTCGTTTCCATAGCACTTGAAAGCTCTTTTTTAGCGTTTTCTGCTGCTTCTTTTAAGCGTTGCATAGCCATAACATCGTTTTTAAGGTCGATTCCGCTCTCTGCTTTAAATTCGCTTAGCAAGAAATCAATCACTCTATTATCAAAATCATCGCCGCCCAAGAAAGCATTTCCGCCTGTTGAAAGCACTTCAACCACGCTATCGCCTGTTTCTAGCACAGTAACATCAAATGTTCCGCCACCCAAATCATAAACTACGATTTTTTCGGCTTCTTTTTTATCTAGCCCATACGCTAAGGCAGCAGCCGTTGGTTCGTTTATGATACGAAGCACATTTAGCCCTGCGATTGTTCCTGCTTCTTTTGTCGCTTTTCTTTGGCTGTCGTTAAAATACGCAGGAACCGTGATAACCGCATCGACAACTGGCTCTCCAAGGAAGCTTTCAGCGTCTTCTTTTAGTTTCATCAAAACTTTTGCCGAAATTTCTTGCGGGGTATAGACTTTGCCCGCGATTTCAACCGCACACGCGCCGTTTCTATCGACTATCTTATAAGGAAGTCGCTTTTTGGCTTCTTGCGCGTTTTTCTCGTTCATCATTAAACCCATAATTCTTTTAATCGAATAAATCGTTTTTTCAGGGTTTGTTACGGCTTGGCGTTTTGCACTGTCGCCGACTAAAACTTCGCCTTTGTCGGTAAATGCGACAACTGACGGAGTTGTGTTTTTGCCCTCTTTGTTAGGAATAATCTTGCTTTCGCCCCTTTCAAAGATACTGACACATGAATTTGTTGTGCCAAGGTCAATTCCAATTACTTTTCCCATGTTTTATCCTTTTTATTAAATTTTTTTCTAAATTTTGTAAATTTGCGAATTGTAAATTTTAAATCTACTTCGCCAAAATAACCATTACAGGTCGTAAAATTCGCTCTTTGTAAAGGTAACCTTTTTGCAAAACTTGAACGATTTCGTTCGTTTTTGCACCATCTTTTTCTACGAGTTGGATTGGGTAAAATTTACCGCTTTCGCTCTCGTAGCCATCGTCCGTTGAAATCGGCGTAATGCCGTATTTTTCAAATGTTTTTAAAAATAAATTTATGCACTGCTTCACGCCTTCTTCGATTTTATCGGCTAGTTCGTTGTCTTCGATGTCGATTTTAGCGGCTTCTTCGAGTGCGTCGATTATCGGCAAGAGATCTTTTGCAAATTTTTCCGCCGCATACTCCACGGCTGTGCTTTTTTCTCGCTCCAAACGCTTTTTGATATTGTCAAAATCGGCATTTGCACGATAAAATTTATCGGTTATTTCATTTAGCTGGCGTTGCAAATTTGCGATTTCGTCATCTTGCGAATTTTCGCACTCGCAAGAATTTTCTTGCTCGTTTTCTAGCTCATCTGCGAATTCGTCGCCGTCGTCTGCTAACGGGCTTTCGCACCCGCAACCGCCGCCACAACCGCAACCTTTGTTTTCGTCAAATTCGGTGTTTTGCGAATTTTCTTTCTCTTCGTTCATGCTGCCTCCGTTATATAATTAAAAAATTTATCATAGTCTTCATACACGCTTCCTGCGCAAATCATCGTAGCGTCTTTGTCGCCGAGTTTGACGGCGCGTTTGATACCCATAAAACCGCTTTCAAAATACGGCGAAAAAATCAAATTTTTTCCAAAATTTACGGCAATCGACGGATTTAAAAGGATTTTAAATCTCTCATCTTTGAAAATTTTATATGCCACGACCTCGTTTGCCAAAAACTCGATTTTTGAATTTTTTAGTTCCTTTATCTTTGAGCGAAGCCCCGAAAGCCCAACTTGAATACTCGCCATTTCCAAATCTTTTAGCGAAATTCCGACCAAATTCAGCAAAAATTTGTAAATTCTAGGCTCAAATTTGATAATAATCTCATCTTCGTCAAAAACAAGCACGATGAAGCGATTATTGTAGTTTAAAACTTCACGCAAAAGCTCATTATCAGAGCTAAAAATCATACAATAAATCTCAAATTCCTTTAAAATAAGCGCTAAATTTTCCAAATTTGAGATTTGCAAAACATTGTCAAAGCGAAGTTTGCTTTGCCAATACTCTTGCATAGTCGCTACCGTGGGGATTCTCCCGCCGCTGACATGAAGTTGCGTGATAGCGCCTTCGTCGCTTAGCTTTTTAAAATAAACCCGAATCGTCGAAGCCGGAATCGAAATTTGCATTCTCGAACCAAGCTCAGACGAGCCAATCGGCGTGTTGTCATCAAGGTAAGCCGAAATGATTGATTCTAAAATCAAATCTCGTTTATTCATTTTCATTTTTTAGCACTCTTTCATTTTAATTGCTAAGAATTATACAATATTGAGTGCATTAATGTCAAGGTTTTTTATATAAAAATTTAATTTTTGGCAAAATTTGGCGAATTTAGGCGTTGTTTGATGACAGCGTTCAAAAATTTAAAAAAATAAAAATTTAAGTGCATAACTCAAAATTTAGAAAATTTATAAATTCTACTTTTAAAATTTATAATATTTTCTCAAATTTTTATAAAAACAGGTAAATTTGGCGAAATTTTACCCATTTTCCTTATAAAATTTTTTGCTTTTTTTATAATTTTTAATGTTCGTTTTATGCAAAAATCTGTATAATTTCAACATTAAAAGTGATTGTTTAACCATTTTTAATTATAAGTTATACAAAATCTTGTATATTTATACGATTTAATGTATAGTTAATGAAAGAATTTGTATAATTTCATCATGGTAGAAACAAACGACATTTTTAATATTCTCCACAATGCTGTGGAATCCAAATATATGGGGAAAAAGATCTCCCATGCGACAATGGCAAAAAAGCTGGGAGTTTCTATGCGAACCTATCAAGACTGGCGTTTAGGCACGACAAAGCCACAGGCTGCGCTCGCCGTGTTTCAAATGCTTTGTGAGCTTGATAGCGACGACGCCTCATTTGTTTTGAGTAAAATAAAAAAACTGATAGGAGAGTGATTATGCAACGCTTCACTACGCAAGAGCGAAACGAGTTGGACATGGTTTTTTCAGTTGTTTGTGCCAAAAAATCAAAATTTAGAGAATTTTTGAGAAAGCTTTTTGGTTTTTAGTTGATTTTAACTGCGACTTAGGCTTGGTTGCAGTTTTGTGAGTAAATTTGTGCTAAATTTGGTGCGAATTTGCATTTATTTTTTGCCTATTTTTATTAAAAATTAGCTTTTTTTGATAACTACGCCGAATTTGTGAATTTCGATTTTCAAATTCGGCTTTTTTTATTTTTCTACGCTCCAAATTTTGCGGTTGAGTTTTAAAATTCTTACGATACTTAGCATGTGAGATAGCTCTTCTTTTATCTCTTTTGCGGGGTCGTATTTAAAAACGCTTTTATTTATATTTGGTTCGAAGTTGTCTTTATTTGTTTGGATAAAAATGTAAATTTTTGTGCCGACAAAACTTATATTTATAGGAAATTTAACACGGCGTTCAAAATGCAAAATTCGTCGCATTAACGCAGGACTTAAAATATACATTGCATTTTGTGCGTCGCTAGAATAAACTTTAAATTTATCGTTAAATTCGCTATCGTCCATAGTTATAGTTTTTAAATTTTGCATATTTTGTGGTTTTACATTTTGCAAAATAAAAGTTGATGATTTTATTCTTTTGTTAAAATCAGCATAAAATAAAATTCCTTTTGCATTTTTTATGCCGATACTATCTGGCGAGATTTCTATGTTTTCGCCTTCTTCTCTGTCCGTCAAAGCTATATCGCTAAATTCAAATTTAATACCTTCATAAATTCCTTCGATTTTATCATTTCCATTATGTTTTATAAATCTTGGAAAAAGTTTGCTATTTATTATGTGATTTGTGCTAATCATCGAATACATTTGATATTTGTAGCCAAATTTTTCAAAATATGGCAAAATATGTTTTTGTTTAAAAAGTCGTCTAAATTCCATACTCATTTCATCGTTTGTTATTTCTATTTTGTCATTATCTGAATAAAAAAATATTTCAAAAGCTAAGTATCCAAAATATATGGCTGCAAAAATAATTGATATTTTATAAACAAAAAATATAGCTATTAGTAAAATAAAAATTTGTAATTTATATGAACGGGGTCTTAAATAAACTATGTAGTGAAAACCAAACAAGAATACAAGAACTGCAACAAATTCGTGCTGGTCGCCGTCATCTTTTGAAACAGCAAAAAGCCACAAAAATATTATGGTGCCTATTATTAAGCAAACAATAAATATTAACAGCCAAGCAATATGGTCGCTCTTTTTAGATTTTGCAATTTTTTTAAGCGTTTTAATTCTGATTAATTCAAGTTCGCCAAGTGTCATAAAATTTAATCTTACTCAAACAACTCTTTATGATTTTTCTTTAAGTATTCTACGACGGCGATTGGCTCATCGACGCCCTCAGCGTCTAAATTTTCTAAAATTTCATCGATATTTTCTATGTAAATTTCAGCTGCTTTTTCTAAATTTGCTCTTTTAACTCCCGCAAAATAGAGCATTCCTTCAAGTAAAACGCTTACTTCATACGCCATTTCTTCGAAGTCAAATTCGCTGTTTTTATTAGAATTTTTATTAAAATTTTTTCCGTTTTGCTGTCCGTTATTTTTGAAATTTGCGTTATTTTTCATTTTGATTTTCCTTAGTTTCGCTTAGTTTTTTATCTATCAAATTTACGATTTGCGTTTTGATATTTTCATACGAATTGCTATCTTTAAATCCCGCAAACATACCGCCGCTTGCATTTATATGACCACCGCCACCGACAAGAATTTTAGCCATTTCGCTAACATTTGCGTTGCCGTTAGCACGAAAACTTAGCGTTTTTTTCGAAGTTACATCGATGAAAAAATCCACATCAGGGTTTTTTACCAAAAAGTCGTTGCCGATGACAGAAGTGTTGCCGATATTATAGGTCAAAATGCCCGTCTTTTCGCCAAATTTGATGATAAATTTATCTTTTTGAGCGCTTAGTTTGCCAACGACAAAATTCGAAATAAGATTGCTTAGCGTGTCATCTTTTTCGGTTTTAAAAAATTCTTTTTTTAGTCCGTGGATTGCGTTATCAAGGGCGATGTGCGAATTTTCTATATCAAAAAAGTTTGGAATAGCAGAAATTAAAAACTGAATATAGCTAAAACTTTCCTTTTCAAACATAACTTTGTTTATCTCTTTTGCGCCAGAAACAAGCCCCAAACAGACCTTTCCAAGCTCAAATTCGCTATCTTTATCTAGCCAAATATCAACAGCATTTACAACCCGCACGAATTTATCAAGCGTTTCGTTTTTGCCGTAAAGGTCGCTAAAAAAGTCGTAAGTTATTTTTGTCGCACAACGGCTTGAATCCAAAAGATACCAGCCGTGCTTTTTAGCGCACTCTTCGCCGCTTTGGTGGTGGTCAAGTAGCAAAACTCTTGCATTTTTTTCACCGGCTAAATTTTGAAATTCCAAGCACTGAGACAAGGTCAAATTCAAATCTGTGATTAAAATCAAATTTGTTTCATTTGCAAATTCGGTGTCGATTAAATTTAAAATTTGAGCGAATTTTTCGTTTATCTCTTTGCCGTAATTTGAGTTAAAAAATTTGATATTATCAAAATAAAAATTTGTAACAAATTGAGCGCCATAGCCGTCCAAATCGGTATGGCTAAGATGAAAAATCGCCATTTTTAGACTTTGCTTTTCATTATATCTTCTAGCGTGATACTATCTAAAAAATTATCGACTTTATCTTGTAGGCTCTCAAAAATGCAACGAATTTGGCAAATATCGCCTTTTCCGCTCGGGCAGATACTACCTTCAATAGAGCATTCAAAAACCGCAGTTTGGCGTTTTTCGGCACCCGTTATGATTTCGTTGAGCGTGATTTTATCGGGAGTTTTTACAAGCGTAAAACCGCCTTTTGCGCCTTTAAAAGAATTTAAAAGTTTTGCTTTTGCTAAATTTTGTAGAATTTTCGCCAAAAAACTTTTTGGAATTCCAAGTTCATTTGCCAAAGTATCGACATCGCAAGAACCGCTTTTTTTGGCTATACATATCATTGCAACTAGTGCATATTCACTCGCTTTTGTAAAGAGCATTTTAGTCCTTATCTTAATTTTTAACTTTTTATTGTATAAAAGTTTTGCTATTTAATAGCTTAAACTGCTATCTTTTTGAAATTTTTTATTTCCAAATTTAAATTTAAGTAGCTTAAAAGGAAATTTCAGTATAATTGCAAACTTTAATCTTACCAGTCAGGAGGTCAATTA contains the following coding sequences:
- a CDS encoding HrcA family transcriptional regulator gives rise to the protein MKMNKRDLILESIISAYLDDNTPIGSSELGSRMQISIPASTIRVYFKKLSDEGAITQLHVSGGRIPTVATMQEYWQSKLRFDNVLQISNLENLALILKEFEIYCMIFSSDNELLREVLNYNNRFIVLVFDEDEIIIKFEPRIYKFLLNLVGISLKDLEMASIQVGLSGLRSKIKELKNSKIEFLANEVVAYKIFKDERFKILLNPSIAVNFGKNLIFSPYFESGFMGIKRAVKLGDKDATMICAGSVYEDYDKFFNYITEAA
- a CDS encoding XRE family transcriptional regulator; translation: MVETNDIFNILHNAVESKYMGKKISHATMAKKLGVSMRTYQDWRLGTTKPQAALAVFQMLCELDSDDASFVLSKIKKLIGE
- a CDS encoding nucleotide exchange factor GrpE, whose translation is MNEEKENSQNTEFDENKGCGCGGGCGCESPLADDGDEFADELENEQENSCECENSQDDEIANLQRQLNEITDKFYRANADFDNIKKRLEREKSTAVEYAAEKFAKDLLPIIDALEEAAKIDIEDNELADKIEEGVKQCINLFLKTFEKYGITPISTDDGYESESGKFYPIQLVEKDGAKTNEIVQVLQKGYLYKERILRPVMVILAK
- a CDS encoding DUF3137 domain-containing protein yields the protein MWLFAVSKDDGDQHEFVAVLVFLFGFHYIVYLRPRSYKLQIFILLIAIFFVYKISIIFAAIYFGYLAFEIFFYSDNDKIEITNDEMSMEFRRLFKQKHILPYFEKFGYKYQMYSMISTNHIINSKLFPRFIKHNGNDKIEGIYEGIKFEFSDIALTDREEGENIEISPDSIGIKNAKGILFYADFNKRIKSSTFILQNVKPQNMQNLKTITMDDSEFNDKFKVYSSDAQNAMYILSPALMRRILHFERRVKFPINISFVGTKIYIFIQTNKDNFEPNINKSVFKYDPAKEIKEELSHMLSIVRILKLNRKIWSVEK
- a CDS encoding DHH family phosphoesterase, with translation MAIFHLSHTDLDGYGAQFVTNFYFDNIKFFNSNYGKEINEKFAQILNLIDTEFANETNLILITDLNLTLSQCLEFQNLAGEKNARVLLLDHHQSGEECAKKHGWYLLDSSRCATKITYDFFSDLYGKNETLDKFVRVVNAVDIWLDKDSEFELGKVCLGLVSGAKEINKVMFEKESFSYIQFLISAIPNFFDIENSHIALDNAIHGLKKEFFKTEKDDTLSNLISNFVVGKLSAQKDKFIIKFGEKTGILTYNIGNTSVIGNDFLVKNPDVDFFIDVTSKKTLSFRANGNANVSEMAKILVGGGGHINASGGMFAGFKDSNSYENIKTQIVNLIDKKLSETKENQNEK
- the dnaK gene encoding molecular chaperone DnaK, giving the protein MGKVIGIDLGTTNSCVSIFERGESKIIPNKEGKNTTPSVVAFTDKGEVLVGDSAKRQAVTNPEKTIYSIKRIMGLMMNEKNAQEAKKRLPYKIVDRNGACAVEIAGKVYTPQEISAKVLMKLKEDAESFLGEPVVDAVITVPAYFNDSQRKATKEAGTIAGLNVLRIINEPTAAALAYGLDKKEAEKIVVYDLGGGTFDVTVLETGDSVVEVLSTGGNAFLGGDDFDNRVIDFLLSEFKAESGIDLKNDVMAMQRLKEAAENAKKELSSAMETTINLPFITADATGPKHLMKTLTRAKFESMIDDLVDETIDTLNRVAKEAGLNMSEIKEVVMVGGSTRVPLVQEQVKKAFGKDLNKSVNPDEVVAIGASVQGAVIKGDVKDVLLLDVTPLSLGIETLGGVMTKIIDKGTTIPTKKSQVFSTAEDNQSAVTINVLQGEREFARDNKTLGNFNLEGIMPAPRGVPQIEVEFDIDANGILTVSAKDKATGKATDIRITGSSGLSDAEIDKMVKDAELHKEDDKKRKEGVEARNQADGIAHQTEKTLNEMGEKIPAELRANIEGALNDLKAVLKDENATKEQINAKVEALSKAAEQMYKQASANQGGANGGSQNGSGNGGKKADDDVIDAEVE
- a CDS encoding RrF2 family transcriptional regulator, with the translated sequence MLFTKASEYALVAMICIAKKSGSCDVDTLANELGIPKSFLAKILQNLAKAKLLNSFKGAKGGFTLVKTPDKITLNEIITGAEKRQTAVFECSIEGSICPSGKGDICQIRCIFESLQDKVDNFLDSITLEDIMKSKV